The DNA region GCGCCTTGAGCTTCCTTATCACCCACGGTCCCAGGAGAAAGACAATCACTAGAGCGCTTATGGTCGCATAGGCCGTTCTGAAGGTGATATATCTGAACAACCTGAAGATAGAAGTAACCGTATCAGGCACATAAAGCCATTCATAAAAAAGATGATAGAACACCTCTTGCTACCTCGCCATCATCAAAGGATATAATTTGATCTCCCATGATTTGATAATCCTCGTGTCCTTTACCGGCAATAAGAACCAGATCGCCTGGCCCGGCTTCCTGCAAGGCCTGGAAAATGGCCTCTTTTCTGTCTACAATCACCCTGTAATTATTATGTTGATTAAAACCGCTTTTTATTTGACGGATAATTTCAAGCGGGTCTTCAGACCTGGGATTATCAGAGGTGATAATCACATAATCACTCAGTTCCCGGGCTACCTTACCCATTAGCGGACGTTTTCCGGTATCCCTATCTCCTCCACAGCCAAAGAGGGTAATAATTCGGGCCGGATTAAGATCCCTGGCTGATAGGAGGACGGACCGCAAGGCCTCCGGCGTATGGGCATAGTCGATGATCACTTGGAAAGGTTGGCCTGCCTCAATCGCTTCAAATCTCCCTTTAACTTGATCAAGGGCGGCAATCCCCGGCTTAATATCTTTGATGTCAAGGCCCAAAGCCGCTCCTGTGGCTATGGCGGCCAAGGCATTATAGACATTGTGCCGGCCGGCCAGCTTCATCTCGATTCGCTCTCCAATGGCCGTGAAGGACAGGCCTCCCCTCCCCGAAGTAATTTCTGAGGCGGTTATATCAGCCTTTTCAGAAAGCCCGTAGGTAATAACCCGGCTGGGTATAGCGGCTATCAGTTTCCTTCCCCAGGGATCGTCAATATTAATTACGGCGTATTTATCCCGCCGTAAGGTTGTAAAGAGTTGGCTTTTTGCTTCAAAATAAGAAGAGGCTGTAAGGTGAAAATCGAGGTGATCCTGACTAAGGTTAGTGAAAACAGCTACATCAAAATCGCAGCCCACCACCCGTGAAAGAGAGAGGGCATGCGAGGAAACTTCCATAACCAGATAGGAAAAGCCCCCTTCAACCATCCCGGCCATATATGCTTGAAGATTTATGGCCTCCGGGGTAGTATGAGTCGCCTTAATCTCCCTGTCTCCTGTAGAATATCCAATAGTAGCGATGCGTCCTACCTTCTCCCCTCGAGCCTTGAGCACGGATTCAATCAGATAAGTAGTCGTGG from bacterium includes:
- a CDS encoding UDP-N-acetylmuramoyl-L-alanyl-D-glutamate--2,6-diaminopimelate ligase, producing the protein MRLRDLVVDLPVEEAVGNLDIEISGISCHSNEVQKGFLFICIKGFKYDGHSFLSEAKHKGAVAALIEDRVPRERGFTLLRVKDSRKAAAAVAAKFYDYPSTKLKLIGITGTNGKTTTTYLIESVLKARGEKVGRIATIGYSTGDREIKATHTTPEAINLQAYMAGMVEGGFSYLVMEVSSHALSLSRVVGCDFDVAVFTNLSQDHLDFHLTASSYFEAKSQLFTTLRRDKYAVINIDDPWGRKLIAAIPSRVITYGLSEKADITASEITSGRGGLSFTAIGERIEMKLAGRHNVYNALAAIATGAALGLDIKDIKPGIAALDQVKGRFEAIEAGQPFQVIIDYAHTPEALRSVLLSARDLNPARIITLFGCGGDRDTGKRPLMGKVARELSDYVIITSDNPRSEDPLEIIRQIKSGFNQHNNYRVIVDRKEAIFQALQEAGPGDLVLIAGKGHEDYQIMGDQIISFDDGEVARGVLSSFL